In a genomic window of Amycolatopsis japonica:
- a CDS encoding ATP-binding protein yields MDELSALAALRFDWADTPDHVWRDSPYHVDGLHTGVLKQVSSGIKEAVASDGPSPIGLVLQGKKGVGKTHLLGLVRKQAHDARGYFFLNDLTAGDAFWENTAEAMRRGLSRLDGSGVPQLTSFLRRVCLRASIDANVTKKILDGRGLSRADVDTFVDGLRGLDRDVARECADTARALVLYASEDPNKNYVGDDYLGVFPESKSGDRRKWGIRSDPKSAKTQVRNITRLLALTGPIVIAVDQLDTLVARSAVGQRQVRDSDEQDLLVAQIADGLMGLREVTRRTMTVLACLPGTWELLKEKATDTVPDRFREALILGRVTDAEVGRALVEKRLGVAYETMKFVPPCPTWPVAPSAFDGEWEEMSPRDVLKRIGAHIDACVRAGRVIELTTFDEGGVRSAGPPRPAMAADRFAELDKRFEELRSEADPSALLDPKAEDKVMPRLLSAAIRGWITEVGNDNMEWVHGAKSDRNELHAWLTRTVDEASDLEEHWAFRAIAASHHIAALHRFRKARSAAGVRKGAENRHLVLLRNPAWSPGVKTQAELKEFFKQGGKSRGMSDADIRTFWALDKMFAEGSRELHEWLVDRRPAGRSELLSEVLPEPLPRAVSTETPPAAEGEVTLGTVSGSGKPVRIELAALRKHAAVFAGSGSGKTVLLRRIVEECALQGVSAIVLDPNNDLARLGDAWPEPPEAWGADDAGLAERYLAETDVVVWTPGRAGGRPLAFQPLPDFAGVLDDEDEFNAAVEVAVAALAPQVKLTGSTGKASVGLAVLRQAVVHHARTGSRSLPALIEVLEDLPDGVSTLNDGRKLAAELAELLKASMVNDPLLAGGGEPVDPALLLAPGEGKRARVSVISFIGLPSEKQRQNFVNQLQMELFAWAKRNPAGDRPLGALFVMDEAQMLAASGTLTASTRSTIVLASQARKYGLGLLFATQAPKGLHNQVVGNAMTQFFGRLNSPAQIAAANELARAKGSPVDDISRLERAQFYVSGEAFGFQRVTTPLCLTHHPASPLSVEEVLARARGEAE; encoded by the coding sequence ATGGACGAGCTGAGCGCGCTCGCGGCCCTGCGGTTCGACTGGGCCGACACCCCCGATCACGTGTGGCGTGATTCGCCGTATCACGTCGACGGCCTGCACACCGGCGTGCTGAAGCAGGTCAGCTCGGGGATCAAGGAGGCCGTCGCCAGCGACGGCCCGAGCCCGATCGGGCTGGTCCTCCAAGGGAAGAAGGGCGTGGGCAAGACCCACCTGCTCGGCCTCGTCCGGAAACAGGCCCACGACGCCCGCGGCTACTTCTTCCTCAACGACCTCACGGCGGGCGACGCGTTCTGGGAGAACACCGCCGAGGCGATGCGCCGGGGGCTTTCGCGGCTCGACGGCTCCGGCGTCCCTCAGCTCACCAGTTTCCTCCGCCGCGTCTGTCTTCGCGCGAGCATCGACGCGAACGTCACCAAGAAGATCCTGGACGGGCGTGGCCTGTCGAGGGCCGACGTCGACACGTTCGTCGACGGTCTGCGCGGCCTCGATCGGGACGTCGCCAGAGAATGCGCCGACACGGCACGGGCGCTGGTGCTCTACGCGAGCGAAGACCCGAACAAGAACTACGTCGGGGACGACTACCTCGGCGTGTTCCCGGAGTCGAAATCCGGTGACCGTCGCAAATGGGGGATCCGGTCGGATCCGAAATCCGCGAAGACGCAGGTCAGGAACATCACGCGGCTGCTCGCGCTCACCGGGCCGATCGTGATCGCCGTCGATCAGCTCGACACCCTGGTGGCCCGGTCCGCCGTCGGCCAGCGGCAAGTGCGGGACAGCGACGAACAGGACCTGCTCGTCGCCCAGATCGCGGACGGGCTGATGGGCCTGCGGGAGGTGACCAGAAGGACCATGACGGTCCTCGCGTGCCTCCCCGGCACCTGGGAGCTGCTCAAGGAGAAGGCCACCGACACCGTCCCGGATCGCTTCCGGGAAGCCTTGATCCTCGGCCGGGTCACCGATGCCGAAGTCGGCAGGGCCTTGGTCGAGAAACGCCTCGGAGTCGCGTACGAGACGATGAAGTTCGTTCCTCCCTGTCCCACGTGGCCGGTGGCCCCGTCGGCCTTCGACGGGGAATGGGAGGAGATGTCGCCGCGAGACGTCCTGAAACGGATCGGCGCGCATATCGACGCCTGCGTCCGGGCGGGCCGGGTCATCGAGCTGACCACGTTCGACGAAGGCGGTGTGCGCTCGGCCGGACCGCCGCGTCCGGCGATGGCCGCCGATCGGTTCGCGGAACTGGACAAGCGGTTCGAGGAACTTCGCTCGGAGGCCGACCCCTCGGCCTTGCTGGATCCGAAGGCCGAGGACAAGGTGATGCCCCGGCTGCTGTCGGCCGCGATCCGGGGATGGATCACCGAGGTCGGCAACGACAACATGGAATGGGTCCATGGCGCGAAGAGCGACCGGAACGAGCTGCACGCCTGGCTCACCCGAACGGTGGACGAAGCGTCCGACCTCGAAGAGCACTGGGCGTTCCGGGCCATCGCGGCGTCGCATCACATCGCCGCGCTGCACCGGTTCCGCAAGGCGCGATCGGCGGCCGGGGTCCGGAAGGGCGCGGAGAACCGGCATCTGGTGCTGCTGCGCAACCCGGCGTGGTCGCCAGGGGTGAAGACCCAGGCGGAACTCAAGGAATTCTTCAAGCAGGGCGGTAAATCCCGGGGAATGTCCGATGCGGACATCCGCACGTTCTGGGCGCTGGACAAGATGTTCGCCGAGGGAAGCCGGGAGCTGCACGAGTGGCTCGTCGACCGGCGGCCCGCCGGCCGGTCGGAACTCCTGTCGGAGGTCCTGCCGGAACCGTTGCCCCGGGCGGTGTCCACCGAGACGCCTCCGGCGGCCGAGGGCGAGGTCACTCTCGGCACCGTGTCGGGCAGCGGGAAACCGGTCCGGATCGAACTGGCGGCCCTGCGCAAGCACGCCGCGGTGTTCGCGGGTTCGGGGTCCGGGAAAACGGTGCTGCTGCGACGGATCGTGGAGGAATGCGCGCTGCAGGGCGTTTCCGCGATCGTGCTGGATCCGAACAATGACCTCGCCCGCCTCGGCGACGCCTGGCCGGAGCCGCCCGAGGCCTGGGGGGCGGACGACGCCGGGCTCGCCGAGCGCTATCTGGCCGAGACCGACGTCGTCGTGTGGACGCCGGGGCGCGCCGGTGGCAGGCCGCTCGCGTTCCAGCCGTTGCCCGATTTCGCCGGAGTCCTCGACGACGAGGACGAGTTCAACGCGGCCGTCGAGGTCGCCGTGGCGGCACTCGCACCGCAGGTGAAACTGACCGGCAGCACGGGGAAGGCCAGCGTCGGGCTCGCGGTGCTGCGGCAGGCCGTCGTGCACCACGCCCGGACCGGATCACGGAGCCTGCCCGCGCTCATCGAGGTGCTCGAAGACCTGCCCGACGGGGTGAGCACGTTGAACGACGGGCGAAAGCTGGCGGCCGAGCTGGCCGAGCTGCTGAAGGCCTCCATGGTCAACGACCCCCTCCTGGCGGGTGGCGGCGAGCCCGTCGACCCGGCGCTCCTGCTCGCTCCCGGGGAAGGCAAGCGGGCACGGGTTTCGGTGATCAGCTTCATCGGGCTGCCTTCGGAGAAGCAGCGGCAGAACTTCGTCAATCAGCTCCAGATGGAACTTTTCGCCTGGGCCAAGCGGAATCCGGCCGGTGACCGGCCGCTCGGCGCCCTCTTCGTGATGGACGAGGCGCAGATGCTCGCCGCGTCGGGGACGCTCACGGCGAGCACCCGCAGCACCATCGTGCTCGCTTCACAAGCGCGGAAATACGGCCTGGGACTGCTGTTCGCGACACAGGCGCCGAAGGGTTTGCACAACCAGGTCGTCGGCAACGCGATGACGCAGTTCTTCGGCAGGCTCAACAGCCCGGCGCAGATCGCCGCAGCGAACGAGCTGGCCAGGGCCAAGGGCAGCCCCGTCGACGACATCTCGCGGCTGGAACGCGCCCAGTTCTACGTGTCGGGGGAGGCGTTCGGCTTCCAGCGGGTGACCACTCCGCTGTGCCTCACCCACCATCCGGCCAGCCCGCTCAGCGTCGAGGAGGTGCTGGCCCGCGCCCGCGGCGAAGCCGAGTGA